A part of Candidatus Electrothrix aestuarii genomic DNA contains:
- the gptM gene encoding geopeptide radical SAM maturase encodes MYFTPYLTVHRHSSIPGQVLLFSTKTGALVLLPEEDFTALQNGDTENEYIAPLTEMGFLVQDLEAEHQEVARYMEDINRYNPNLTLALILGMECNFACKYCFEGLQKGGEKAMDDRTADQLIAFIKERFKPGKKKLILQIYGGEPLLYTKRIIYLAERLKPFVEERGAEFVFDLISNGSLLTEKVVDELNAWGLDGVKVTVDGPPENHNQFRPFKSGVGSFDVIAGNLKKVCSKTNIRLGGNYTNETYHDFATVLDLLAEEGISPDKTDRVSFNIVMKVRDKITSNEFVGGCATINEPWLRDASLHVRKEVLQRGYPIGELGPEPCAVEMDDAFTVHYDGSLYKCVCWVGHEQYKIGDVWQGVTEDYQESHHLLHWQREEKCQKCKYLPLCFGGCRYMAYQRDGHMGQVDCRKPFLDATLESMLLQDLRYIYEQIE; translated from the coding sequence ATGTATTTCACCCCCTACCTCACCGTCCACCGACATTCTTCCATCCCAGGACAGGTCCTGCTTTTTTCCACCAAGACCGGTGCGCTTGTCCTCTTACCGGAAGAGGATTTTACCGCCCTGCAAAACGGGGACACGGAAAACGAGTACATCGCCCCCCTCACGGAGATGGGATTTCTCGTCCAAGACCTGGAGGCAGAACACCAGGAAGTAGCGCGATATATGGAAGACATTAATCGCTATAATCCCAATCTCACCCTGGCCCTTATCCTGGGAATGGAATGCAACTTCGCTTGCAAATACTGTTTTGAAGGGCTGCAGAAGGGAGGAGAAAAGGCGATGGATGACCGGACCGCAGACCAGCTCATCGCCTTTATCAAAGAGCGTTTCAAGCCCGGCAAGAAGAAGCTGATCTTACAGATCTACGGCGGCGAACCGCTCCTTTATACCAAACGGATTATTTATCTGGCAGAGCGTTTGAAACCCTTTGTTGAGGAAAGAGGAGCGGAGTTTGTTTTCGATCTGATTTCTAACGGTTCTCTGCTCACGGAAAAAGTGGTGGATGAGCTCAATGCATGGGGCCTGGACGGTGTCAAGGTGACCGTCGACGGACCACCGGAGAACCATAATCAATTCCGCCCCTTCAAGTCAGGTGTCGGGAGCTTTGATGTTATTGCAGGTAATTTGAAAAAGGTATGCTCCAAGACCAATATTCGCCTGGGAGGTAATTACACCAACGAGACATACCATGATTTCGCAACGGTCCTTGATCTACTTGCCGAGGAAGGCATCAGCCCGGATAAGACAGACCGGGTCAGCTTTAATATCGTAATGAAGGTCCGGGATAAAATTACCAGCAATGAATTCGTGGGAGGCTGCGCCACCATCAACGAACCCTGGCTGCGTGACGCTTCGCTTCATGTACGTAAGGAGGTCTTACAACGGGGCTATCCCATCGGAGAACTGGGCCCGGAACCCTGTGCTGTCGAGATGGATGATGCCTTTACGGTGCATTACGACGGCAGCCTCTATAAATGCGTGTGCTGGGTGGGGCACGAACAGTATAAAATCGGCGATGTTTGGCAGGGTGTGACTGAGGATTATCAGGAGTCCCACCATCTCTTGCACTGGCAACGAGAAGAGAAATGCCAGAAATGCAAATACCTGCCGCTCTGTTTTGGTGGCTGTCGCTATATGGCTTATCAGCGTGACGGACATATGGGGCAGGTCGATTGCCGAAAGCCCTTTCTTGATGCCACCCTGGAAAGCATGCTCTTGCAGGATCTCCGGTATATTTACGAGCAGATAGAATAG
- a CDS encoding TonB-dependent receptor: MKSDNSLAILLLLATFLTAPSARANTPYQDEKLLELYFDEEELVETATRSPKPISQVAENVTIVTAEEIEAMHAHTLAEVLNRQSGVFVDFFGQDFLGDAAVRLLGTGRHHVLLLLDGVRLNQNSSGFALTSFIPIGIIKRIEIIKGAASSSWGSALGGVINIITKDVGKTERPTGNINVSYGERASRDVSADVAGQIKAFSYYLYGGNIDSDGLRLDRYAERDSVYGKMRFDLTHGSHLTFTAGSSDPFYKGLNWEDAWGISNLNLYTDVESKNIWGTLYFDTELTQNLSLHLSGQHFDNTYAADRRSLGSGLGGAQGDMIFGEEWEEESNSFAGRLTWASESVATNLGFESSHSEMQYASRLGIFFDGPLATEDDPITEDRYGVYANVTYGKGNLSVTPGLRYDDHSNSEESVNPSLGITYLLSADVLLRGSIAKGFSAPYLAASSLFPDLEPENTWTYQAGIETGYIPFFHVKGTVFHQDIEDAWNVYEITWVNTGTIRINGLELEVKTAVYHGLSLTSNFTYITGKNKISDANTWQNDESSTGNLILSYLNTQYGVRAQFVGHYYRMSDLVKNERPEDSTLLWDVLVAKDVNFSPLNGEIYLKGHNIFNGEQYFDRDYSNPEYWLEAGLTVKF, from the coding sequence ATGAAAAGTGATAATTCTCTCGCAATTCTACTGCTCCTCGCAACCTTTCTTACTGCCCCATCTGCTCGGGCGAATACTCCATATCAGGATGAAAAACTCCTGGAACTCTATTTTGACGAAGAAGAGCTGGTTGAAACAGCTACCCGCTCTCCAAAACCCATCAGTCAGGTGGCGGAGAATGTAACCATCGTTACCGCTGAAGAGATTGAGGCCATGCATGCCCATACTCTGGCTGAGGTCCTCAACCGGCAGTCTGGAGTGTTTGTTGATTTTTTTGGTCAGGATTTTCTTGGAGACGCAGCTGTCCGGCTTCTGGGAACTGGACGACACCATGTCTTATTGCTTCTTGACGGAGTACGCCTGAATCAGAATTCAAGCGGCTTTGCCTTAACTAGTTTTATACCCATTGGAATTATCAAACGTATTGAGATCATCAAGGGAGCAGCCTCCTCCTCCTGGGGATCTGCCCTTGGTGGGGTGATCAATATTATCACCAAGGATGTAGGTAAAACAGAACGACCAACCGGCAATATCAATGTAAGTTATGGCGAGAGAGCCAGTCGTGATGTTTCCGCTGATGTGGCTGGTCAGATCAAGGCTTTTAGCTATTATCTGTATGGCGGTAATATTGATTCAGACGGCCTACGCCTTGATCGCTACGCCGAAAGAGATTCCGTTTACGGTAAGATGCGGTTTGATCTGACCCACGGTTCGCACTTGACCTTTACTGCTGGTTCCAGTGATCCATTTTATAAGGGTCTGAACTGGGAGGATGCCTGGGGAATTAGCAATCTTAATCTCTATACTGATGTTGAAAGTAAAAACATTTGGGGTACGCTCTATTTTGATACCGAATTAACACAAAACCTCAGTCTTCATCTCTCTGGTCAGCATTTTGACAATACCTATGCCGCTGATCGACGTTCTCTGGGGAGTGGGCTGGGAGGGGCTCAAGGTGATATGATATTTGGAGAAGAATGGGAGGAAGAGTCTAACTCTTTTGCTGGCCGACTCACCTGGGCGAGTGAATCCGTTGCCACCAACCTCGGTTTTGAGTCGAGCCACAGCGAAATGCAATATGCAAGTCGCTTAGGGATATTTTTTGATGGCCCATTAGCCACAGAAGATGATCCGATAACAGAAGATCGGTACGGTGTATATGCTAATGTTACCTATGGCAAAGGCAATCTTTCCGTCACCCCTGGCTTACGCTATGACGATCATTCCAATTCGGAAGAATCGGTAAATCCTTCTTTGGGTATTACCTATCTATTGAGCGCTGATGTTCTACTCAGGGGATCCATTGCCAAGGGCTTTTCAGCCCCTTATCTAGCGGCTTCTTCTCTTTTTCCAGACCTCGAACCAGAAAACACCTGGACTTATCAGGCAGGAATAGAAACCGGTTATATTCCCTTTTTTCATGTCAAGGGGACTGTCTTTCATCAAGACATTGAAGATGCCTGGAATGTCTATGAGATCACTTGGGTCAACACAGGTACTATACGTATCAACGGTCTTGAGCTTGAAGTAAAGACCGCTGTCTATCATGGTTTAAGCCTGACCTCCAATTTTACCTATATTACAGGAAAAAATAAGATATCTGATGCCAATACTTGGCAAAACGATGAGAGCTCTACCGGTAATTTGATTCTTTCCTACCTGAACACTCAATATGGAGTGAGGGCTCAATTTGTTGGTCACTATTACAGGATGAGTGATCTCGTAAAGAACGAACGGCCCGAAGATAGCACCCTTCTTTGGGACGTTCTTGTTGCTAAGGATGTTAATTTCTCTCCACTCAATGGCGAAATCTATCTCAAGGGACATAATATTTTTAATGGAGAGCAGTATTTTGATAGAGACTATTCTAACCCTGAATATTGGTTAGAGGCGGGACTTACTGTGAAATTTTAA
- a CDS encoding ABC transporter substrate binding protein — MNKYLLLIILSFFSLADKAYGYEIVILKNSTSKINQDIQDVFTKEFNQRTPQGGLKTIQRNQIKDILMTKEEKGSYTSAIQSFHPDLILAIGSQALEEALLVPDVPVVHLLVVHPEDIITESKPVIGVSLSIPPKVQLDEMSNKLPKVKRVGIIYDPGQSSEMVEQMKALRPDLDFIALGTQDISVVPDLIHSLRGKVDLLWMLPDLTATNKITIQSYVLFSARNKIPLLTFSEKLLNQGATLAITFAIDEIAKQAAILAMDMLLHPIRREQTGLVPPPVHTKFNPVMAAKLGIPTPETRGTDE, encoded by the coding sequence ATGAATAAGTATCTCCTTCTTATCATTCTTTCATTTTTCAGTCTGGCAGATAAAGCCTATGGCTATGAGATAGTGATACTCAAAAATAGTACGAGCAAAATTAACCAAGATATTCAGGATGTCTTTACGAAAGAATTTAATCAGCGCACTCCTCAGGGTGGTCTCAAAACCATACAACGAAACCAAATAAAAGATATCCTCATGACCAAGGAGGAGAAAGGGAGCTACACTAGTGCAATACAAAGCTTCCATCCTGATCTGATCCTCGCCATTGGTAGCCAAGCGCTGGAAGAGGCCCTCCTCGTTCCTGATGTTCCTGTTGTTCACCTCCTCGTCGTTCATCCAGAAGACATTATCACTGAGAGTAAGCCCGTCATAGGTGTGAGCCTTTCCATACCACCGAAAGTACAACTGGATGAAATGAGTAATAAACTCCCCAAGGTAAAACGAGTGGGGATTATCTATGACCCTGGGCAAAGCAGCGAAATGGTCGAGCAGATGAAAGCGCTCAGGCCTGATCTGGATTTCATCGCTCTGGGCACGCAAGACATATCTGTGGTTCCTGACTTGATCCATTCCTTACGTGGCAAGGTGGACCTCCTCTGGATGCTGCCTGACCTCACAGCAACCAACAAGATAACCATTCAGAGCTATGTCCTCTTCTCAGCGAGAAACAAAATTCCTCTGCTGACTTTTTCTGAGAAACTCCTTAACCAGGGAGCGACCCTCGCCATAACCTTTGCTATAGATGAGATAGCCAAACAGGCTGCAATCTTGGCTATGGACATGCTGCTTCATCCTATCAGGAGAGAACAGACAGGTCTTGTTCCCCCTCCGGTGCATACCAAATTTAATCCTGTCATGGCGGCAAAGTTAGGAATACCCACCCCAGAGACGAGAGGAACAGATGAATAA
- a CDS encoding ATP-binding protein yields the protein MNKPFLLFPKSLSAKIFFFLIISMVCIIAVFNIILIDIQKRTYKSSHDAHGATLMRLLVHSVTLPVITERKADISASVSGLLQQDDVLEVVIWNKEGQVLLQETKDPKAPKSITKSALEIEKSFHKLHAKGQQSMEKEDSFILWGPVFLNAHQTTEEYWYFEEENKSSDKEFVGSAAIVLSKKFFDKGMHNILVQTGTSALIVLAIIVLTTFLIIQNVTEPLRELILTIRAREGRNDQPSDLKMLTETYTNMLEDLEQSFQTISELNEGLEEQVNIRTAQLTEANKELHQKQQKLERSNTDLVEALNRLKETQEQLIQKEKLAAIGQLVAGVAHELNNTVNFISGAFPSLQRSLAEMKEVLAGYEAVEEARGTNLLEKKFEEVESTKEKLAYEELLLTIDQLMENIEEGTTRTTRIVRDLKIFSREDAEKIMPIDLHTIIDSTLNYIDKQSLQDITIHRTYGSLPLVHCLPGRIGQVFLNIINNGIQAMDGTGQLTIRTEQRNEQIHVIFSDTGCGIHAEDVANIFDPFFTTKEVGLGTGLGLGISYSIIKQHGGDIKVRSVVGKGSTFEIILPINPRELSQDA from the coding sequence ATGAATAAGCCCTTTCTTCTTTTTCCGAAGAGCTTGAGCGCCAAAATATTTTTCTTCCTGATTATATCTATGGTGTGTATTATCGCAGTGTTTAATATTATTTTAATCGATATCCAAAAAAGGACGTATAAATCTTCCCACGATGCACATGGGGCTACCCTTATGCGCCTGCTTGTCCACTCGGTCACTCTGCCCGTTATTACTGAAAGAAAAGCTGATATATCTGCTTCTGTATCGGGGCTGCTACAGCAGGATGATGTGCTTGAGGTGGTTATTTGGAATAAAGAGGGACAAGTACTCCTGCAAGAAACAAAAGATCCAAAAGCCCCAAAAAGCATCACAAAAAGCGCTCTGGAAATAGAAAAGTCTTTTCACAAACTGCATGCGAAAGGCCAGCAGAGCATGGAAAAAGAGGATAGCTTTATTTTATGGGGGCCGGTTTTTTTAAATGCACATCAAACCACAGAAGAATATTGGTATTTTGAAGAAGAGAATAAGAGCTCAGATAAAGAATTTGTTGGCTCTGCGGCAATTGTTCTGTCGAAAAAATTCTTTGACAAAGGCATGCATAATATTCTTGTGCAAACAGGAACCTCGGCCCTTATCGTTCTTGCCATCATCGTATTGACAACATTTCTCATTATCCAAAATGTAACGGAACCATTACGGGAATTAATCCTGACTATAAGGGCGCGAGAAGGAAGAAACGACCAGCCCAGTGATTTGAAGATGTTGACCGAAACCTATACCAACATGCTTGAGGATCTGGAGCAGTCTTTTCAAACCATTAGCGAATTAAACGAAGGACTTGAAGAGCAAGTAAACATCCGAACAGCCCAGCTCACCGAGGCAAATAAGGAACTCCATCAGAAACAACAAAAACTTGAGCGCAGTAATACGGATCTGGTCGAGGCACTGAATCGCTTAAAAGAAACCCAGGAGCAACTCATCCAGAAAGAAAAACTTGCAGCTATAGGACAGCTTGTGGCTGGAGTGGCACATGAACTGAACAATACAGTGAATTTTATTTCCGGTGCTTTCCCTTCTTTGCAACGTTCTCTAGCAGAAATGAAAGAAGTCCTTGCCGGATATGAAGCAGTCGAAGAAGCAAGAGGAACCAATCTACTGGAAAAAAAATTTGAGGAGGTAGAAAGTACAAAAGAAAAACTTGCTTATGAGGAGCTGCTGCTTACCATTGATCAACTGATGGAAAATATAGAAGAAGGAACCACACGTACAACGCGTATCGTTCGCGATCTTAAAATCTTTTCCCGAGAAGATGCGGAAAAGATTATGCCGATTGATCTGCACACAATTATTGATTCCACGCTTAATTATATTGATAAACAATCATTACAGGATATAACTATTCATCGTACCTACGGCTCTTTGCCGCTCGTTCATTGCCTGCCCGGACGAATAGGCCAGGTATTTCTCAATATCATAAATAACGGCATTCAGGCTATGGACGGAACAGGGCAATTGACGATTAGGACGGAGCAGAGAAATGAACAGATTCATGTGATTTTTTCCGACACGGGCTGCGGCATTCATGCAGAGGACGTAGCAAATATTTTTGATCCTTTTTTTACCACCAAGGAAGTTGGCTTAGGAACCGGGCTTGGGCTTGGGATATCGTACTCAATCATCAAACAACATGGTGGCGATATCAAAGTACGGAGCGTTGTTGGCAAGGGATCGACATTTGAAATTATTTTACCAATAAATCCCAGAGAACTCTCTCAAGATGCATAA
- a CDS encoding response regulator has translation MTKLKLLYVDDERVNLTNFTIAFKKKYQIYTANSGPEALKIFQENDDIAIVVTDQRMPGMTGVELLQHIKEHNEDAIRIILTAYTDATDIIDSINKGHIYQYIVKPWVENEILQVLDKAGEIFLLVRENKRLVKELQRLSARLIDAQENERKRIAMELHDDIGQNLIALKMQFNNFCFQLESSDKEEIQETATIISSTLQRTLESTRCICQNLWPLVVEKFGCDLALKELLDNFSRDYSIEVISGGIQIQQYFSKHDQYQIYRILQEILNNIGKHSGTKKIKIQATCNEDSLCIEIADFGCGFDPPDLAGNQEKKGCLGLTTIRERATILGGSIDIQSCREKGTQCILVLPHSGALY, from the coding sequence TTGACAAAACTCAAGCTGCTGTATGTTGACGATGAACGGGTCAACCTAACGAATTTTACAATTGCTTTTAAAAAAAAATACCAGATATATACAGCGAACTCCGGCCCGGAAGCACTGAAGATTTTTCAGGAGAATGACGATATCGCCATTGTTGTCACGGACCAACGTATGCCCGGCATGACAGGCGTTGAGTTACTGCAACATATTAAAGAACATAATGAGGATGCTATCCGGATTATCTTAACAGCCTATACGGATGCTACGGATATAATTGACTCAATCAATAAGGGGCATATTTACCAGTACATCGTCAAACCTTGGGTGGAGAATGAAATATTACAGGTGCTTGACAAGGCCGGTGAAATTTTTCTCCTTGTCCGTGAAAATAAACGCCTTGTAAAAGAATTACAGCGCCTCTCTGCCCGGCTTATCGATGCCCAGGAAAATGAAAGAAAGCGTATTGCAATGGAACTGCATGATGATATTGGGCAAAACCTTATAGCATTGAAAATGCAATTCAATAATTTTTGTTTTCAGCTTGAATCAAGCGACAAGGAAGAGATACAGGAAACAGCCACTATTATCAGTAGCACCTTGCAAAGAACCCTGGAAAGCACCAGATGTATTTGCCAGAATCTCTGGCCACTGGTTGTTGAAAAATTCGGCTGTGACCTGGCCCTGAAGGAATTGCTGGATAACTTCAGCCGAGATTACAGTATAGAAGTTATTTCAGGCGGTATTCAAATTCAGCAGTACTTCTCAAAACACGATCAATACCAAATCTATCGAATACTACAAGAAATATTAAACAATATCGGAAAACATTCTGGAACGAAAAAGATCAAGATTCAGGCGACCTGCAACGAGGACTCCCTGTGTATTGAAATCGCCGACTTTGGCTGTGGTTTTGACCCACCGGATCTGGCTGGCAATCAGGAGAAAAAAGGCTGCTTGGGCTTAACGACCATCCGGGAAAGAGCAACTATCCTCGGGGGCAGCATTGATATCCAGAGTTGCCGAGAAAAAGGAACGCAATGCATCTTGGTATTACCTCACTCCGGTGCTCTTTACTAA
- a CDS encoding caspase family protein, with amino-acid sequence MMFPLAAFLRILEQDGFRLTVRDYDRIALVLATDGEWTLARLRSVLRTLLVRNEEQQELFARRFTDFFAELPEATFAGTEIDAAINLDAIRSELELLRPGRHRGLPLRYVAKTGNDIFGKPLTEKRHAWLRLGLFLCILLSVLVVIFLPSPLQEDVVLPETSAPQETKVQQPEPTADINNLPRYVVQPRRPVIASRELTPLAGNDAWKQTAGIAAGIFLLCLLYGLYLYRAQRVPKDEPAFWKKDDPTLPRLFPLDRVGGKPASRIDRETLSHLADCLGYFQSDRPGREPDILRSVAATAEHAGLPSMVFPQKKELRRVIILVNQSNPEALRLNPLAGELRAGLTRLGVQLVFGRYYDDPAIFYPEDGRMRFLADYEAGRNGYLLLIFSAQVDRKRYGHTLEELARWPYLAWMQLRTDRFQQDAAVSTRYGIATYPATKAGLLAAFTRFLTESTSRQEVSSGARQAPLLRGDADINMQLETRLGDALPWAQACALLQPTPLGLADGLRREFFARLAPERIERLMGLPGSSLGKGGISFSSAVREVLEQGFFTRFEQGRQEEILQYILTELEKSRDRALGDQASVEGSLAYLAWQKHYQLLNIHLKPDQALKGLAVLEGTPLEYSLKASLEGVNPIPLRERLARSKDSLQRLARLFGKRSGLSLLKRYPLSWLQWGGAVVLVLALLMASGLGIQQWQGAGQGEVRLSVLAEESGGTGWVGVEESGSTPKKRSSTEGLLRLPVETRLSLRKEWQLVFYDQELQPAYTVDLGSINENQLVRLRYEKVEESQGKTGELVVTDKERNVLRDSEITLRGPLFAVTARANRTLVLPIGKYDIQPQALNINTAWHQVTVLQNKKEVLEIASDQKNAILSNLKNNEIDKVEQGKLLSGSSENFFGKFHALVIGNQNYKYLSKLRTPESDAIAVANILEKKYNFAVKLLIDADRYQIMREIYLLRKNVNEEKSNLLIYYAGYAALGWPGGGGGYWLPVDAEPEVDVNWIPMLSVLPALKAIPAKHVLVVSDGFELANSLLRDESSNPLVQGDSSDPVVQGDSSNLVARHHGVKLIEGMPKIKWLQRMFERRSRTVLTSGGNEFVMDSAGGRHSVFAKAFLEELEKNQEILDGDSLFDQVKYFVVLNSYQTPQYANIRMTGHDGGDFLFVPAVIQRMKDPLGQTKIPDIPDREVR; translated from the coding sequence ATGATGTTCCCCCTTGCGGCATTTCTCCGTATCCTGGAACAGGATGGTTTTCGCCTGACCGTCCGGGATTACGACCGCATTGCCTTGGTGCTGGCCACGGATGGCGAGTGGACTCTGGCAAGGTTACGTTCTGTGCTGCGCACTCTGTTGGTGCGCAATGAGGAGCAGCAGGAGCTTTTTGCCCGACGTTTTACGGATTTTTTTGCTGAGCTTCCTGAAGCGACCTTTGCGGGGACGGAGATTGACGCAGCAATTAATCTCGATGCTATCAGGTCGGAGCTAGAGCTGCTCCGACCGGGCAGACACAGGGGTCTACCCCTACGATATGTCGCAAAAACAGGGAATGATATTTTCGGAAAACCCCTGACAGAAAAAAGACATGCCTGGCTTCGGCTCGGGCTTTTTCTGTGCATCCTCCTGTCGGTTCTTGTTGTTATTTTCCTCCCCAGCCCCTTGCAAGAAGATGTTGTCCTGCCGGAAACATCTGCTCCCCAAGAAACCAAGGTTCAGCAACCGGAGCCGACAGCGGATATCAATAATCTCCCTCGTTATGTGGTTCAGCCGAGACGACCGGTTATTGCCAGCCGGGAACTCACCCCTCTTGCGGGCAATGATGCCTGGAAGCAAACCGCAGGGATAGCCGCTGGGATCTTTCTCCTTTGTCTCCTCTATGGGTTGTATTTGTATCGTGCACAGAGGGTTCCCAAGGATGAACCGGCCTTTTGGAAGAAAGATGACCCCACGCTGCCCCGTCTTTTTCCTTTAGACCGGGTGGGCGGCAAACCAGCATCACGGATTGACCGGGAAACCCTGTCCCATCTTGCCGATTGTCTCGGTTATTTCCAAAGCGACCGACCGGGCCGCGAACCGGATATCCTCCGTTCGGTGGCAGCCACTGCCGAACATGCTGGGCTGCCCAGCATGGTTTTTCCCCAGAAGAAAGAGCTGCGCCGGGTCATTATCCTGGTTAATCAGAGCAATCCTGAGGCCCTTCGCCTTAATCCCCTTGCTGGGGAACTTCGGGCGGGTCTGACAAGGCTTGGGGTGCAGCTTGTTTTCGGGCGGTATTACGATGATCCGGCCATCTTTTACCCGGAAGATGGGCGCATGCGTTTTCTGGCTGATTACGAGGCGGGGAGGAATGGCTACCTCCTCCTGATCTTCTCTGCACAGGTGGATAGGAAGCGCTACGGTCATACTCTGGAAGAACTGGCCCGCTGGCCCTATCTTGCCTGGATGCAGTTGCGGACGGATCGTTTCCAACAGGACGCAGCGGTGAGTACCCGCTACGGCATTGCCACCTATCCTGCGACCAAGGCTGGCCTGCTTGCTGCCTTTACCCGTTTTCTCACCGAGAGCACTTCCCGGCAGGAGGTCAGTTCGGGAGCACGGCAGGCTCCTCTGTTGCGAGGGGATGCAGATATCAACATGCAGCTGGAAACCCGGCTGGGTGATGCTCTACCCTGGGCACAAGCTTGTGCCCTGTTGCAGCCGACCCCACTGGGGCTTGCTGATGGCCTGCGCAGGGAATTCTTTGCCAGGCTAGCCCCGGAACGGATTGAGCGCCTGATGGGTCTGCCCGGAAGCAGTTTGGGTAAGGGAGGGATTTCCTTTTCCTCTGCGGTGCGGGAGGTCTTGGAGCAGGGATTTTTCACCCGGTTTGAGCAGGGACGACAGGAGGAAATACTTCAGTATATCCTGACAGAGTTGGAGAAAAGCAGGGACAGGGCATTGGGTGATCAGGCCAGTGTCGAGGGGAGTTTGGCCTATCTTGCCTGGCAAAAGCATTATCAGCTTTTAAATATTCACCTTAAGCCGGATCAGGCCCTGAAAGGATTAGCTGTACTTGAGGGGACGCCGCTTGAGTATTCTCTCAAGGCTTCTTTAGAAGGGGTGAACCCAATTCCGTTACGCGAGAGGTTGGCAAGGAGCAAGGATAGTTTACAAAGACTCGCCCGGCTTTTCGGTAAGCGGAGTGGTCTTTCCTTACTGAAGCGTTATCCCCTGAGCTGGTTGCAATGGGGAGGGGCAGTGGTGTTGGTTCTGGCTCTTTTGATGGCTTCCGGCTTGGGGATTCAGCAATGGCAGGGGGCAGGACAGGGAGAGGTCCGTCTGTCTGTGCTGGCGGAAGAGAGTGGAGGCACTGGTTGGGTTGGGGTAGAGGAAAGCGGGAGTACACCTAAAAAACGGTCCAGCACAGAGGGACTGCTGCGTCTTCCTGTGGAAACCCGTTTGTCTTTGCGGAAAGAATGGCAGTTGGTCTTTTATGATCAGGAGTTACAGCCTGCCTATACGGTAGATCTTGGGTCGATCAACGAGAATCAGCTTGTTCGATTGAGATATGAAAAGGTAGAGGAGTCCCAGGGTAAAACCGGTGAGCTGGTTGTTACGGATAAAGAACGTAATGTGCTTCGTGATAGCGAAATTACCCTGCGCGGACCTCTGTTTGCGGTTACGGCTCGGGCTAATCGTACTCTGGTGTTGCCAATAGGGAAGTACGATATCCAGCCGCAGGCATTGAATATCAACACAGCTTGGCATCAGGTGACTGTTTTACAAAACAAGAAAGAAGTTTTAGAAATAGCATCAGATCAGAAGAATGCAATCTTGTCCAATTTAAAGAATAATGAAATCGATAAAGTGGAACAGGGAAAATTGTTAAGTGGTTCATCTGAAAATTTTTTTGGAAAATTTCATGCTCTTGTGATAGGGAATCAAAATTATAAATACCTTAGTAAATTGAGAACACCTGAGAGTGATGCAATAGCTGTAGCCAACATCTTGGAAAAAAAATATAACTTTGCTGTTAAACTGTTGATTGATGCTGATAGATATCAGATTATGAGAGAAATTTATCTTTTGCGTAAAAATGTGAATGAAGAAAAAAGCAATCTGTTGATTTATTATGCAGGGTATGCTGCTCTGGGGTGGCCTGGTGGCGGGGGGGGCTACTGGTTACCCGTGGATGCGGAACCAGAGGTCGATGTTAACTGGATTCCCATGCTAAGTGTGTTGCCTGCGCTCAAAGCAATCCCGGCAAAGCATGTGTTGGTAGTGTCTGATGGCTTTGAGCTTGCTAACTCGCTATTGAGGGATGAATCTTCTAACCCATTGGTGCAGGGTGATTCTTCCGATCCTGTGGTGCAGGGGGATTCTTCCAACTTGGTGGCGCGGCATCATGGTGTAAAACTTATTGAAGGTATGCCTAAGATAAAATGGCTCCAACGGATGTTTGAGAGACGATCACGCACTGTCCTGACATCAGGAGGTAATGAATTTGTTATGGATTCCGCTGGGGGGAGACATTCTGTTTTTGCAAAAGCATTTCTTGAGGAACTAGAGAAAAATCAAGAAATTTTAGATGGAGATTCTTTGTTTGATCAGGTTAAATATTTCGTTGTTCTCAATTCATACCAAACGCCTCAGTACGCAAATATAAGGATGACTGGTCATGATGGAGGAGATTTTTTGTTTGTTCCAGCAGTAATTCAAAGAATGAAAGATCCTTTGGGGCAGACAAAGATACCTGATATACCTGATCGAGAGGTTAGGTAG